Proteins found in one Mycoplasmopsis citelli genomic segment:
- the rpsS gene encoding 30S ribosomal protein S19, producing the protein MARSLKKGPFADEHLLKKVDAILEGKAPKKPIKTWSRRSTIFPSFVGLTFAVHNGKVFNEVYITDDMVGHKLGEFSPTRTFSGHGADKGKKK; encoded by the coding sequence ATGGCACGTAGTCTCAAAAAAGGTCCATTTGCTGATGAGCATTTACTTAAAAAAGTTGATGCCATTTTAGAAGGCAAAGCACCCAAAAAACCAATTAAAACTTGATCAAGACGTTCAACTATTTTCCCAAGTTTTGTTGGTTTAACATTTGCAGTTCACAATGGAAAAGTATTTAATGAAGTATATATAACCGATGATATGGTCGGTCACAAACTTGGAGAATTTTCACCAACAAGAACATTCTCAGGTCATGGTGCAGATAAAGGTAAGAAAAAATAA